GCGGTGCTCGTGGGCTGACGGGCACCACTGGCTACCCGGTACAGTTTCCTCGTATCAATTCAGAAGAAATGGGTACGGTCGGTGACGGTATGTTAGGTGCTGGTTAGCCTCAATCTTTCGTGACGGTCCGTCGGTTTCTTCGGCGGGCCGTTTCGGTGGCCTTGTCACGTTGTCGGGGCGGGGTGGGATGATCTTCGGGTTGTCCGTCCGGCGAGGGGTCTGATTCGTGTCGTCGAGCACGCTGTCGTATGCGAATCACCGTTACCCGGTGGAGATCATTTCGCACTGTGTGTGGCTGTACTTCCGCTTTCCCCTCAGCTTCCGCGAAGTCGAGGAGATGATGCTCGAGCGGGGCGTCGTCGTCTCCTACGAGACCATCCGCCGGTGGTGTCTGAAGTTCGGCCAGGGCCCTGTCACGTTGTCGGAGGGCACTGTCACGTTGTCGGGCAGGGTGAGATGATCTTCGGGTTGTCCGTCCGGAGAGGGGCCTGATTCGTGTCGTCGAGCATGCCGTCGTATGCGAATCACCGTTACCCGGTGGGGTGCTGTCACCTTGTCGGTGGTGTGATCGTTTGATTGCGCGTCAGGCCGTGCGGGGGTCGTCGGCGGCTGGTTGCTCAGACCGTCGCGGGCATGCCGGCGACGCCGGTGATCTGGTCCCAGATCGCGAAGCGGACGGTCATTTCGAGGCGGTGGCGGCGGGCGGTCATGAGGTGCCGTCCGGGTCTGAAGTGGGGTGAGATCCCGGTGAACGCGGCCAGGAACCGTTGCGCCCCACCCGGGCTGCGGAACCCTTTCATCGCCCGTTCCCGCTGCCTCGTTGGCTGGTGCGAGTTCTCCGCCCGGTTGTTCAAACCCTTGTGGGAACGGTGCTCCACCGAGGGCATCACCTCGCGGTGCGCTGCCCCGTACGACTTCAGCTTGTCGGTGACGACCACCCGGGGCACCTGCCCGGTGGAGGTGAGGAGCCGACGGAAGGGTGCTGTCACCTTGTCGGTGGTGTGATCGTTTGATTGCGCGTCAGGCCGTGCGGGGGTCGTCGGCGGCTGGTTGCTCAGACCGTCGCGGGCATGCCGGCGACGCCGGTGATCTGGTCCCAGATCGCGAAGCGGACGGTCATTTCGAGGCGGTGGCGGCGGGCGGTCATGAGGTGCCGTCCGGGTCTGAAGTGGGGTGAGATCCCGGTGAACGCGGCCAGGAACCGTTGCGCCCCACCCGGGCTGCGGAACCCTTTCATCGCCCGTTCCCGCTGCCTCGTTGGCTGGTGCGAGTTCTCCGCCCGGTTGTTCAAACCCTTGTGGGAACGGTGCTCCACCGAGGGCATCACCTCGCGGTGCGCTGCCCCGTACGACTTCAGCTTGTCGGTGACGACCACCCGGGGCACCTGCCCGGTGGAGGTGAGGAGCCGACGGAAGAAACGCCTGGCCGCAGCCTTGTCACGGCGATTCTGCACCAGGATGTCGAGGACGTTCCCGTCGGCGTCCACAGCCCGCCACAAGTACTTCCGCACCCCGCCGATCTTGACGAAGACCTCGTCCAAGTGCCACTTGTCGCCGGGCTGCGGGCGCCGCCGGCGCAACGCGTTGGCGTAGACCTGGCCGAACTTCAGACACCACCGGCGGATTGTCTCGTAGGAGACGACCACGCCCCGCTCGAGCATCATCTCCTCCACCTCACGGAAGGAGAGCGGGAACCGGAAGTACAGCCACACACAGTGCGAAATGATCTCCACCGGGTAACGGTGATTCGCATACGACGGCATGCTCGACGACACGAATCAGGCCCCTCTCCGGACGGACAACCCGAAGATCATCTCACCCTGCCCGACAACGTGACAGTGCCCTTGTGGCGGGCCGTGGACGCCGCCGGCAACGTCCTGGACATCCTGGTCCAGAATCGACGTGACAAGGCTGCGGCCAGGCGTTTCTTCCGTCGGCTCCTCACCTCTACCGGGCGGGTGCCCCGGGTGATCGTCACCGACAAGCTGGCCTCGTACGGGGCGGCGCATCGTGAGGTGATGCCGTCGGTGGAGCACCGTGCTCACAAGGGGTTGAACAACCGGGCGGAGAACTCCCACCAGCCCACGAGGCAACGCGAACGGGCGATGAAAGGGTTCCGCAGCCCGGGCGGAGCGCAGCGCTTCTTGTTCGCGTTCGCTGGGATCTCACCCCACTTCCGACCTCACCGGCACCTCATGAGCGCCGGCCGCTACCGCTTCGAAATGAGGGTCCGCTTCACGATCTGGGACCAGATCACCGGCGCCGCCGGCGTACCCGCCACCGTCTGAGCAGCAGACCGCCCGCGGCCTCTCCCTGCTCTCAAACAATCACACCCCCGACAACGTGACAGTGCCGTCGGGTCGGCCCGCCACGGGTGGGATGCCGTCGACCTGGGCGAGGGTCTGGGTGTCGTCGTTGACGTTCGCCCCACTCGGTTCACCCAACCGAACCACGACGCGGCGGCGCCTCCCCCACCCCACACCCACACCCTCCCAAGATGCAAAAGCCACACCCGTGACCACAGGAAGAAACCGGATGAGCTGCACACGTCCCGCACTCACAATCGCCACGGCACTCCTCGCCCTCACCGGACTCGCCACCACCGCGCACGCCGACAACCACGACAAAGA
This window of the Streptomyces sp. NBC_01264 genome carries:
- a CDS encoding IS6 family transposase; protein product: MPSYANHRYPVEIISHCVWLYFRFPLSFREVEEMMLERGVVVSYETIRRWCLKFGQVYANALRRRRPQPGDKWHLDEVFVKIGGVRKYLWRAVDADGNVLDILVQNRRDKAAARRFFRRLLTSTGQVPRVVVTDKLKSYGAAHREVMPSVEHRSHKGLNNRAENSHQPTRQRERAMKGFRSPGGAQRFLAAFTGISPHFRPGRHLMTARRHRLEMTVRFAIWDQITGVAGMPATV